From Bradyrhizobium sp. AZCC 1610:
GCTGGCCCTTCTTGACGGCGGCACCTTCCTCGACAAGGACCCCCTCAACAAGCGTTGGCTCGGGGAGGCGCGGAACGAGCTGGATCGTTCGTTGAACGACGGTTGCATTGGCGGAATTCGGCGTAACGAATCGGAGGCCTATCACGAAGACAAGCAACAAATGGACAACAAAGAAGCCGAAGATAACGCCCCAGCCAGGCGTAAGTCTGATGAGCTTGAATCGAAAAAAAACAAGCCAAAACACAAGTGACGCAAATGCAAGAACGAGAAGAGCAACCATCATGGGGTAGACTCTCCTTGCTGCGTCTCCGGTGCCGTGAGGGCCGCCGGGGACTTGCCGGTCAATTTTGCGATCGTCGCTTCGGTTTCGGTCCTCCTCTCCTTTGGCAAATAGCGGACATCGATCACGGTTGTCGGCCTAAAGGCCCAGGCCAGCGCCTGAATCCACGGCACGACCGCCAAGAAGCCGACCCAGCCCATCAGATAGACCGCCTCAGCTTCGGGATGGTTGCGGGCGATGGCGATTCTCCCGGGAAGACCAAGCATAAACACAATGAATCCGAGCCCGACGGCGGTAAGGAAAAAAAGCGACAGGAAGGTTGCATAGTCCCAAAAGTCGAGGGAAAAACCCAACAAAGCTTCCATGGCGGGCGTTCCTCCGTGATGGCAGAGCAGTACTTCCTGGCCGGCATCCATCACACAGCTAGTGTTTCGCTGACAAAGACAGCGGAAACCAATGATGTGCCGTGCTTTTTTCGCTGGCTATGCAAATTCGGCGCGGTAGAAGAAAGTTTTAGAAACCTCGGGAAGCCCTCGCGTGAACGGGTCCGTGCTGGTTGGACTAGCCACGCGAAGTTCTCTCCATGGAGCTTCGCCGCTGGCGCCAAGACGCTCTGACGAGGTGCGGCCGAGCGGAGAATGCTGAAATTGGATGACGAAAATCACACCAGGATTCTCTTCGCTTTACGAATGAACCATGGTCTCATCTTGGGGGTGGACGAAATAGCACGGTATAGTCGACCACGAACTGGAGCTCCGGTTGGGAATTGCGCACGTTACCTTGCTGCCAGACATTTGCGTATTGCATCTTGAGACGAAAACCCTTCCACGGGCCTTCCGTTGGACGATATTGTATCCAGAGGTCCAGCTCCTTCTGATCGGGTATCCCCGCATTGGTGCTGCTGTTGATGGCGTCCCAGCCATACGTGTACCACGCCCCGGCGCTGAGGCCGGAAAGACCAACCGTTCCGAAGTCGTACGCTATGCTGCCGCCGAAGGCCTTTTCATTCGCGTTCGTGAATAAGAGCTGCTGCATAGCGGTGTAATTGGGATTTGCACCGAACGGCGTATATAGACTGGAACCCCGACCGGTAATCGAACCGGCGACGAACAATGTCCATCCGGCATAAAGCATCTGCGCCTTCGCAGATGCCTGATAAGTCTCGAAAGGAGTGCCCGTGAGCAGGTTGGCACCAACGCTTCGTTGATCGATGCCGTTCGCGCCGATGATCCAATTCGGAACCCAGTTTGGCTGCCTGAAGTCGTACTCTACCTGAGCGAAGCCCGTGTTTAGAAAGTCTTGGACGTTGTAGTCCATGGCGGCAAGCGAGAGCCCGGTAACCGGCCGGTATCGGACCATCCCGAAGGCCGCGCCGTGGTTGACGACATTGTTGCCAGTCACAACATCCGACATGGAAATGAAAGTATTCCAGTCTCGCTGTTTCATATTCCAGAGGTAACCGACCGAGTAATCGTAGTTTCGATCCCTGTCCGGTAGCGAGACCAAAGTGGCGGCTTCAAACGTATTGGGCACCATTCGGTTGTCTTGCGGATTGATGAGAGGGGTGTCCACCAACTGGCGACCACCTCGAAATTCCTGGTCCCCAACCTGCGCGCGGCCATATATCTGCCCAAGCACACCGATCGAATTTTGGACTGGAGCCAACAGCTTTGTGCCACCTTCGTCGAACGGGGCGAAAATGGGTTGCGAGGTATAGGCCGCTGCGTGTACCCCGAACACGTCACCGATAAGCCCCGATCTAAATGCCAGCCAACCACCGGCTGCCCAAGCTTGCGACTTCGACCCATTGAAATTGCTGCTCGTAAAATCGAACGTTCGGGCCACAAATTGCAAATAGGAATCGCGAAAGAACGCCGGAGTTTCGGCCGAATATTGCCAGTAGACCTCGTTCATAAAAGGTTGAGGCGGGACTTTTTTCACATTCCAGCTGAAGCGATCCTGGTCTGCGAGCTCAATGTGCGAGTCAGGTAGGAGTTGCTGCGCCTCGGGCAGGAGTTGTTGCGCCTGGGATTGCGCAATCATACCGACTGATCCGACGAATATCTCGATCCCGCCGGCAGCAAGCAGCCCTATCGAAACATGACTTCGAAGAGGGGGGCATTTCGGCATGACCGCAGCAGCCTCCTAGTCACCACCCTTGGTACTCCAGATCAAACCGCTAGAAAAGCTCCGCTGAGGTGATATCCGCAAGCAAGGTCGCGCTCGAATCAACCCTTTGATGGAAGGTTAAGCTCAAAGCCCGAACCCGAACCGGAATTGCAAAGGCATAGTGGCCTTCCGCGCACGGTCCATCGAACTAGCTGCTGATCCGTTCCATCTCTCTAAGCGATCAGCCTTTCGCTCTGCCTTTTCTTCTAGCGTCCAACGTCGTTGCTAACGTTCGAGTAGTAGGCAGCGAGCATCGCGATCTCCTCGCCTGTCAATTGGCGGGCAATGGTACGCATCTGCTCGCTGATGTCGTTGCGTCGATCGCCATTCTTAAATAACTGCAATTGTAGCTCGAGATAGGCCCGCTGCTGACCCTTCAGTCCGGGAGCTCCAGGTGTGAGGCCAACCGGTCCATGACAGGCCGCGCAAGGTGCGATCCCCCGGAGCGGGTCGCCGACTTCGATCAAGCGACGCATGGCCGTGTCAGCCGGTCCTTCGCTCAAAGCGCCCTTTTGACTGGGCAGCGACGCATAGTATGCGGAAAGATCGATCAGGTTCTCCTCCGACAATGGAGAAACATACACCCCCATCACGGCTGGGTATCGCTTGCCGCTTCTGAAATCCTCCAGCTGTTTGTAGATGGCGGCCGCGCTTTGACCAGCCAGATTTGGAATCGCAGCATCTGTGCTTATCCCGTCGGCGCCATGGCAATTGTTGCAGGTCGTGGCGATCGCCGCGCCACCAATCGAGTCGCCTTGTTCGAGCTTTTGCCGCGTCGCGGTCGTCCACGCAACCGCCGAAGCAGGCCGTCCCGCCACCGGTTTGGATGCGGATGCGTTACCGTCGGGCAGGCCGATGGCGCGGCAAATAGCGCTCCACAGGTCGAGCCCGTTGGCACCTCGCTGAGCGGAGGGAAGCCAGATGAAGCCAACAACGAGCGCAAGGACAAAAAGCCCCGCGGTTGCGCCAATCGAAATGGCGAACCTGGAATCGCGCAGAGGTGGCTGATCACCGTCGGTCATTTTGCGAAACCGGGAAAGCGGGTACGGCAGATTTGCCGAGAAATGCAAACTGCGCCAGCGGATAGCCATAGTTTGCGACGGTCAAGGCCAACACAAGCAGCGCCCATATCCCGAAGCTGTTCAGCGATTTCGGCAGCCGGCGCGGCGGGTTGATCGCGAGCGAAAATTTAAGAGGTGAGATGGCGGCGGCGGGTCCGCGATGCGACGCTAGCAGCACGCCGATGAACAAAGCCGCCGAGAAGACGAGAACGAAACCGCCGATCGCCGATACACTGACCCAAATACCCTGCGAAGCCAACGCAGGATTGCTGAAATCGTAGTAAGCCATGCGACGAGGTTGGCCCATGACCCCGACAAGATGCCACGGGAGGGTGACGAGCAGCATCCCGACAGACCAGGTCCACAATTGAAGCCGAACAAGGTTTGGGGCTGCAAGCGGCCGGCCCGTCAATCGAGGCCAAAGCTCGTATGCGATTGCAAAGTACATGATAACGACCGCTCCACCGTAGATCAGGTGAAAATGGCCAGTAACCCATTGCGTATTGTGGACCGTCGAATTCAGTACGTAGCTCATGTTGATGATTCCGCTCGCGCCGCCAAGTCCCAGCATGACCATTGAAAACCCCGACGCGAGCACGAACGGACGGTCCCACGGCAATGCGGCGATCCAGCCGAACAGGCCTCGGCCGCCGCGCAGCCGGCCGGCAATTTCAAGGGAGGCGCAGATCGTGAAAATCGTGAGCAGGGTTGGCACCGCGACCATTCCGGTGAACACGGCATGAAGAAACTTGAAGCCAGCCCCGATCTGGGGATCGACAAACAGGTGATGAATGCCGATGGGCATCGAAAAGACCAGGAGTTGCAGGAACGCGATGCGTCCCATCTTGTCGCTGTACAAGCGACCGTCGGCGGCCTGCGGCAACAAGACGTAGAACGAGATGTAGGTCGGTATCAGCCAGAAATAGACGATGGCATGAAGCGTCCAGGAAAATAGCACCCGGGCAAGTCCGGGGTCGACCGTCGGTGTCCAGCCGTAGGCATTGGGTAGAATGAGGAAGGCGATCTCTGCGCTTACGCCAAGTGATGTCCACCCCCAAAGCAGGGCTCCCACGGTCGTGGCAAACATCGCCAGAGGAACCGGTAGGCCGGGATGATCGACTTTCCAGCGCCAGAAATGCCAAACCATAAGCCCGATCCAAATCCACGAGCCAACAACGGCGAGCAGAACGCCAAGATAGTAGTAAGAGCTCCCTAGCATGGGTGGATAGAACGTGTAGAGGACAGTTGCGTTTCCCGCGGCGACTGTCGCGAGGGCCATCGCCGCCCCGGCCATCACAAGCAGAAACGAAACCCAGGCAAGCGACAGGCCGCGCATCGGCCGGCCGAGCGATACCGCGCAAACCGCATAGCCGAACCCCATCGCCACCAGCGTCGGAAAGACATAGGCGAAGGTTGTGCCGTGCGCTGTGACAGCGCGGTAATACAGTTCCGGAGGCACCCAATGGTGGAGGGGACTCCGGACCAGCATTTGCCACGCACCAAGCGGAATCGCGACCGCGAAGGCGGCAAACGCGGCCCAGAAGTGGGCAAGGACAAGACGACTGCTACCGTACACAGGACGCTCTTGGTTGGCCGCCGTAGGATTTTTCAAACTCTCGTCGGTCGACGACCTTGACGTGTGCCCACATACTGTCGTGACCGACGCTGCAATACTCGTGACAAGGCATCAAGTGATCTCTCGCGCTATTGAACCGGGTTCGCACTTCTGCGACGAAGCCCGGCACCACCATGCTGTTCACATTTGTATCCGTGATGAGAAATCCGTGCACGACGTCGGGGCTGGTTACACGAAAGACGACTGGAGTCTGCGCAGGAACGACCATACAGGAGGGCACAAACGAGTATTGCTGCGCAATGACGCGTACAATCACTGAGCCGTCAGGCTGAACCGCCGTACCAAGATTCTCCTCCACGAATTCGCCGGCAAGATGGAGACGGCTGGCGTCAATCGTTTCAACATTCGACGGAGGCTGGGCGGTGAAATGCACACTGCTGAAGATAATCGCAGCGAACACGAAACCAATGACGCCAGCAACGACGTAGGCCCACCGCCGTTCCGACTCCTCGATGGCATCATGAGGAAGTGTGCTCATCCAACTTGGCCCCGCGGCACAAAAATGAAGAAATAGAAAGCAATCCAGATAGCAATCAGCGCTGCCACCGAGAGTCCCGCAACCAAAAACGCGCCGCGAGGCCCCTTCGCTGCTATCGCCAGGACTTCGTCGTCGTTGCCATGGAACGCCACGTTCTCGCGGCAAAAAGCTGCCGAGACGTGGTCTTCGACTCGGTTGTCTGATCTCGGCATGGATTCCCTCCGGTTATCCGGGCTTTGCGAGTTTCAATGCTGCCAACACCTGGGCGGGCCTAAACGGAATCGAACGCAGGCGCGCGCCCGTCGCGTCGAAAACCGCATTCGCGATTGCCGAGGGCACAACGGCCGTTGTGGGTTCACCTGCGCCCCAAGGAACTTCGTTGGGCCGATCAATCAAATCGATGACGACATCGGGTACATTGGGAAAGGTCAGAATCGGGTAACTTCCCCAATTGAGACTGGTGACGGCGCTTCGGCTGAATGTCACTTTCTCGATGAGTGTGCGACTGACCGTCTGTACGATATTCCCCTCGATCTGATTGCGCAGCCCGTCGGGGTTGATGATCTGGCCACAGTCGTGCACAGCAAATACACGATCGACCTTGATCGCGCCCGTGGTACGATTGACCGTCACATCGGCGACGATCGCGACATAGGTCCGCACCAGCTCATACTTCACGTAGGAAACACCGCGTCCGTGCGCGAGTGGACCGGCATCGCGCGAACGCGTGCCACGGGGCTCCCACTTCGCGAGCTTTCGCAACCGCTCGAGCAGTTCAAGCCCGCGCTGATCGGTCAGATAGCGCGTTCGAATCTCAAAAGGATCGATCGCCGTGTCGGCGGCGATCTCGTCAAGGAAGCTCTCGTTGGCAAAGGTATTTTGCAGGCGACCCGGCGCGCGTATCCACGCCGCGGGTAACGGTTCGTCGGCGAGCCAGCGTGCGGTCAACTTGCTGTTGACAAAGTTGTACGGGATTCCCAGTCCTGCATTGTAGAGCCCGGCGCCTGAGCCGAACTTCGGGAGCTTTGCGAGCACCGCCGCGAGCAGCGTTGCGCCAGAACGTTGCATCGGTTGTAGGTTCAGAAATACGTCGGCTTCCCACCTGGTGACCTGGCCTTCGCTGTCTACGTCGGCGCTGTAGTCGAGCAGGACCGGCGGGCACTTCGGATCCCAGCCGTGCTCGTCGGCGCGCATCCATTGTAGCCGTACCGGACGGCCTATCATTGTTGCGATTAATGCTGCTTCGGAAGAGCAGTCATCGGAACCATTCCGGCCATAGCAGCCCGCCCCCTCGACAAAAATGCAGCGGATGCGCTCCGGTGGCAGCTGCAGCATGGTGGCAAGTTGCGGACGCAGCAGATGGCACGCCTGCGTGGGGGTCCAGACAGTGAGAAAACCGTCCTTGAAGTCGGCCACCGCGCAAGATGGGCCAATCGATCCGTGCGTATTCATCGTCATGTCATAGGTGGCCTGCAGCGTTCGGCCGCCTGGCTTTCGCGCCTCGCTGGCATTGCCGGTGCTCTGCAACACTTCTGTGCGGTTGATTTTCGCGTTGCGCACCCACTCAAAGAGCCTGGATTCGTCGGGCAAGCCGGCCCAGGCGGACCATGTTGCGACGATCGCCGTCGACGCTCTGATTGCGGCCCATTCGTCGGTCGCCACGACGGCGAGAAAATTGCCCTTGCGAACAGCGCGCACATAGCCGGGGATTTTCCGACAGGCATCGTCGTTCCATCGTTCGAGCGTTGCCCCGACGGCGGCAGGGTGAACCACACGCGCATGCAGCATGCCGGGTAGCTTGTGGTCCTGGACGAAGTTGAATGTCCCGAAGATTTTGGCGGGAATGTCGCGGCGAGGCACAGACGTGCCCACGATGGTGTAGTCCTTTGGGTCCCTCAGCGGCGCCGCGGGATCGATTTTCATTGCAAGCTTTTGCTCGCCGATGAGTTGCGCATACGAAAGCTTGTTGCCACCGGCCCGCGATGTGACCAGTCCATCCTGGACCGTCAAAGTGTCCTTCGCCACCTTGAGATTGTCTGCAGCTCGCTGCAGGAGCGCCTCGCGCGCAGTGGCCGCAGCCCGCCTGATCTGCATGCCGCCGTCCTGTATCGACAAGCTGGCATAGGTCGGTCCTTGGTTGGGCGTGAGCTGGGTATCGCCCTGGATCATTGTTACGCGATCGAGCGATACGGACAGCTCTTCGGCGGCGATCTGGGCGATCGCCGTGATCGCGCCGGTTCCGAGCTCAACCTTTCCCGAATAGATCGTGACCTTGCCCGTCGCGTCGATCGAGATGAAGCCGGCGACTTCGTCGGCAGCGACGGTCTTGTCGGCCGGGCGCGCCGCTTCAGCCCGGATCGATTGTGAGGTGACGGCAAACGTCACCACGAGCGCGCCCCCCTGGGCCAGAAGAGCGCGGCGAGAAAGCAGCGTGTGGGCGGCCTGTGCTGTCACGCCATTTTCTCCGCGGCACGCATCACGGCGCGCAGGATACGGACGTGGGTCCCGCATTTGCACAGGTTTCCCGCCAGTGCCTGTCTGACCTGGTCTTCAGTCGGCCGTT
This genomic window contains:
- a CDS encoding OprD family outer membrane porin, which encodes MIAQSQAQQLLPEAQQLLPDSHIELADQDRFSWNVKKVPPQPFMNEVYWQYSAETPAFFRDSYLQFVARTFDFTSSNFNGSKSQAWAAGGWLAFRSGLIGDVFGVHAAAYTSQPIFAPFDEGGTKLLAPVQNSIGVLGQIYGRAQVGDQEFRGGRQLVDTPLINPQDNRMVPNTFEAATLVSLPDRDRNYDYSVGYLWNMKQRDWNTFISMSDVVTGNNVVNHGAAFGMVRYRPVTGLSLAAMDYNVQDFLNTGFAQVEYDFRQPNWVPNWIIGANGIDQRSVGANLLTGTPFETYQASAKAQMLYAGWTLFVAGSITGRGSSLYTPFGANPNYTAMQQLLFTNANEKAFGGSIAYDFGTVGLSGLSAGAWYTYGWDAINSSTNAGIPDQKELDLWIQYRPTEGPWKGFRLKMQYANVWQQGNVRNSQPELQFVVDYTVLFRPPPR
- a CDS encoding c-type cytochrome, which codes for MTDGDQPPLRDSRFAISIGATAGLFVLALVVGFIWLPSAQRGANGLDLWSAICRAIGLPDGNASASKPVAGRPASAVAWTTATRQKLEQGDSIGGAAIATTCNNCHGADGISTDAAIPNLAGQSAAAIYKQLEDFRSGKRYPAVMGVYVSPLSEENLIDLSAYYASLPSQKGALSEGPADTAMRRLIEVGDPLRGIAPCAACHGPVGLTPGAPGLKGQQRAYLELQLQLFKNGDRRNDISEQMRTIARQLTGEEIAMLAAYYSNVSNDVGR
- a CDS encoding DUF3302 domain-containing protein; its protein translation is MEALLGFSLDFWDYATFLSLFFLTAVGLGFIVFMLGLPGRIAIARNHPEAEAVYLMGWVGFLAVVPWIQALAWAFRPTTVIDVRYLPKERRTETEATIAKLTGKSPAALTAPETQQGESTP
- a CDS encoding cbb3-type cytochrome c oxidase subunit I, coding for MYGSSRLVLAHFWAAFAAFAVAIPLGAWQMLVRSPLHHWVPPELYYRAVTAHGTTFAYVFPTLVAMGFGYAVCAVSLGRPMRGLSLAWVSFLLVMAGAAMALATVAAGNATVLYTFYPPMLGSSYYYLGVLLAVVGSWIWIGLMVWHFWRWKVDHPGLPVPLAMFATTVGALLWGWTSLGVSAEIAFLILPNAYGWTPTVDPGLARVLFSWTLHAIVYFWLIPTYISFYVLLPQAADGRLYSDKMGRIAFLQLLVFSMPIGIHHLFVDPQIGAGFKFLHAVFTGMVAVPTLLTIFTICASLEIAGRLRGGRGLFGWIAALPWDRPFVLASGFSMVMLGLGGASGIINMSYVLNSTVHNTQWVTGHFHLIYGGAVVIMYFAIAYELWPRLTGRPLAAPNLVRLQLWTWSVGMLLVTLPWHLVGVMGQPRRMAYYDFSNPALASQGIWVSVSAIGGFVLVFSAALFIGVLLASHRGPAAAISPLKFSLAINPPRRLPKSLNSFGIWALLVLALTVANYGYPLAQFAFLGKSAVPAFPVSQNDRR
- a CDS encoding xanthine dehydrogenase family protein molybdopterin-binding subunit, which gives rise to MTAQAAHTLLSRRALLAQGGALVVTFAVTSQSIRAEAARPADKTVAADEVAGFISIDATGKVTIYSGKVELGTGAITAIAQIAAEELSVSLDRVTMIQGDTQLTPNQGPTYASLSIQDGGMQIRRAAATAREALLQRAADNLKVAKDTLTVQDGLVTSRAGGNKLSYAQLIGEQKLAMKIDPAAPLRDPKDYTIVGTSVPRRDIPAKIFGTFNFVQDHKLPGMLHARVVHPAAVGATLERWNDDACRKIPGYVRAVRKGNFLAVVATDEWAAIRASTAIVATWSAWAGLPDESRLFEWVRNAKINRTEVLQSTGNASEARKPGGRTLQATYDMTMNTHGSIGPSCAVADFKDGFLTVWTPTQACHLLRPQLATMLQLPPERIRCIFVEGAGCYGRNGSDDCSSEAALIATMIGRPVRLQWMRADEHGWDPKCPPVLLDYSADVDSEGQVTRWEADVFLNLQPMQRSGATLLAAVLAKLPKFGSGAGLYNAGLGIPYNFVNSKLTARWLADEPLPAAWIRAPGRLQNTFANESFLDEIAADTAIDPFEIRTRYLTDQRGLELLERLRKLAKWEPRGTRSRDAGPLAHGRGVSYVKYELVRTYVAIVADVTVNRTTGAIKVDRVFAVHDCGQIINPDGLRNQIEGNIVQTVSRTLIEKVTFSRSAVTSLNWGSYPILTFPNVPDVVIDLIDRPNEVPWGAGEPTTAVVPSAIANAVFDATGARLRSIPFRPAQVLAALKLAKPG
- a CDS encoding cytochrome C oxidase subunit II, with amino-acid sequence MSTLPHDAIEESERRWAYVVAGVIGFVFAAIIFSSVHFTAQPPSNVETIDASRLHLAGEFVEENLGTAVQPDGSVIVRVIAQQYSFVPSCMVVPAQTPVVFRVTSPDVVHGFLITDTNVNSMVVPGFVAEVRTRFNSARDHLMPCHEYCSVGHDSMWAHVKVVDRREFEKSYGGQPRASCVR